The following are encoded in a window of Telmatobacter sp. DSM 110680 genomic DNA:
- a CDS encoding GNAT family N-acetyltransferase, whose product MLVRKALLKDATNIYDLVNSLSGDGTLLKRSFAEICENVRDFTVSESDGGVFLGCGALHFYGPHLCEVRSIVVKPEAKGQGAGGRILGALIEEAEEHGIQSVCLFTRIPDFFFKYGFRPVEDKTELPDKIFKDCQNCPRLHRCDEVAMVRGRIPRISILGPKIEAEQLVRISG is encoded by the coding sequence ATGCTGGTGCGTAAGGCGCTCTTAAAAGATGCGACAAATATTTACGACTTGGTAAATTCGCTTTCGGGCGATGGCACGCTGCTGAAGCGCTCGTTTGCCGAGATCTGCGAAAACGTACGTGACTTTACGGTTTCGGAGTCAGACGGCGGAGTGTTCCTGGGTTGCGGCGCTCTGCATTTTTACGGACCTCACCTGTGCGAGGTGCGCTCGATCGTGGTGAAGCCCGAGGCCAAGGGACAGGGCGCCGGCGGCCGGATTCTTGGCGCTCTGATTGAAGAGGCCGAGGAGCACGGCATTCAGTCCGTTTGCTTGTTTACGCGCATTCCGGACTTCTTCTTCAAGTACGGATTTCGTCCCGTGGAAGACAAGACGGAGTTGCCGGACAAGATATTCAAGGACTGCCAGAATTGTCCGCGGCTGCATCGCTGCGACGAAGTAGCGATGGTACGGGGGCGCATTCCGCGCATCTCGATCCTTGGGCCGAAGATCGAGGCGGAGCAACTGGTGCGGATCTCGGGATAA
- the hypF gene encoding carbamoyltransferase HypF, whose translation MTSSISSTPDPRVAFERVGVRVSGVVQGVGFRPFVYRLASEETLSGLIGNDTDGVTIELEGTPAHIEAFLTRLTSETPPLARIDSVITRKIAPNGESGFRIVASEVLGRVSTGIPADAATCPDCLCELLDPQDRRYRYPFLNCTNCGPRFTITRRIPYDRPQTSMARFPMCPACQAEYDDPFKRRFHAQPNACARCGPHVWLESPDGVPIKSPDPVAETIERILRGEVMAVKGIGGFHLSVDATSPQAVNLLRQRKHRYGKPLAIMVRDIAAAHALCDLTSEEEALLLTPARPIVLARACPNNGIAPDVAPGIPWLGVFLPYAPLQHLLFADSRVKALVMTSANLSEEPIAIDNDEARSRLMAIADAFLMHDREILQRCDDSVAALVDGAPQFVRRARGYVPLAVPLPFEAPPLLAVGGHLKNVFALARGKFAYQSQHLGDLESPIGLEFFEESLRHLMHTFEIEPQTVAHDLHPGYLSTSWAKQFAADHRLRLTGVQHHHAHIAACMAEHALNGPVIGLSLDGTGYGTDGRIWGGEVLLCSLDRFERFAHLDYVCMPGGEAAIREPWRMAFSHLIAAGFSEDQARDLVGATKQEARVMLRMIEGEINAPLTSSLGRLFDAVAAVILNRRKVDYDAQAAIELEGAAIDFSNELRTPTQYDIEWFGGDWSKHEPSRISATPLWRAIVADILEGVARPEIAARFHAAIARGFIQAAAHANAATGLRQVALSGGCMHNRRLASLLRSGLEAQGLEVFQHRKVSPGDGGLSYGQSAVAAAILYSETIP comes from the coding sequence GGGCGTCGGCTTTCGTCCTTTCGTTTATCGCCTCGCCAGCGAAGAAACTCTCTCGGGCCTTATCGGCAACGATACCGACGGCGTCACCATCGAGCTGGAGGGAACTCCAGCTCATATTGAAGCCTTCCTTACTCGCCTCACCTCCGAAACCCCGCCCCTGGCGCGCATCGATTCCGTAATCACCAGAAAGATCGCTCCCAACGGTGAAAGTGGCTTCCGCATCGTGGCTAGCGAAGTCCTGGGCCGCGTCAGCACGGGCATCCCCGCCGATGCCGCAACCTGCCCCGACTGTCTTTGCGAGTTGCTCGATCCGCAAGATCGCCGCTATCGCTATCCATTTCTGAATTGCACCAACTGCGGCCCGCGCTTCACCATTACTCGCCGCATCCCCTACGATCGTCCGCAGACCTCGATGGCCAGGTTTCCCATGTGCCCCGCGTGTCAGGCCGAATATGACGATCCCTTCAAGCGACGATTCCATGCGCAACCCAACGCCTGCGCGCGCTGCGGCCCGCACGTTTGGCTCGAATCTCCTGATGGCGTGCCAATTAAGAGCCCCGACCCTGTCGCCGAAACCATCGAGCGAATACTGCGTGGTGAAGTCATGGCCGTGAAAGGCATCGGCGGCTTCCACCTCAGCGTTGACGCCACCAGCCCACAAGCCGTCAACCTGCTGCGCCAGCGCAAGCACCGGTACGGCAAGCCCCTGGCTATCATGGTCCGAGACATTGCGGCGGCCCATGCTCTCTGCGATCTCACTTCGGAAGAAGAGGCTCTGCTGCTGACTCCTGCTCGGCCCATTGTGCTGGCTCGTGCTTGCCCCAATAACGGGATTGCGCCCGACGTTGCGCCCGGCATCCCCTGGCTCGGCGTCTTCCTGCCCTACGCGCCTTTGCAGCATCTTCTCTTCGCAGACTCGCGCGTCAAAGCGCTGGTTATGACTTCCGCCAATCTCAGCGAAGAGCCCATCGCGATCGACAACGATGAAGCGAGATCTCGCCTCATGGCGATTGCCGATGCGTTCCTCATGCACGATCGCGAAATCCTTCAGCGCTGCGATGATTCGGTCGCCGCCCTCGTCGACGGTGCTCCGCAGTTCGTCCGTCGCGCCCGTGGTTATGTTCCGCTTGCCGTACCGCTTCCATTCGAGGCTCCGCCGCTTCTTGCCGTTGGAGGCCATCTAAAAAATGTTTTCGCATTGGCCCGCGGCAAATTCGCCTACCAGAGCCAGCATCTAGGCGACCTCGAAAGTCCGATCGGTCTCGAATTCTTCGAGGAGTCCTTGCGCCACCTCATGCACACCTTCGAAATCGAACCGCAGACCGTAGCACACGATCTTCACCCCGGCTATCTCTCCACGAGTTGGGCAAAACAATTTGCCGCTGACCACCGACTGCGTCTCACCGGCGTGCAGCATCATCACGCTCACATTGCAGCATGCATGGCCGAGCACGCTCTGAATGGCCCTGTCATAGGTCTCTCGCTCGATGGCACTGGCTACGGTACAGATGGCCGCATCTGGGGAGGGGAAGTGCTGCTCTGCAGCCTCGACCGTTTCGAGCGCTTCGCCCATCTCGATTACGTCTGTATGCCGGGCGGCGAAGCGGCCATTCGCGAGCCATGGCGTATGGCCTTCAGTCATCTCATAGCTGCCGGATTCTCAGAGGACCAGGCAAGAGATCTTGTTGGTGCTACTAAGCAGGAAGCCCGCGTGATGCTGCGCATGATCGAAGGTGAAATCAACGCTCCGCTCACATCCAGTCTTGGCCGCCTCTTCGATGCTGTTGCAGCAGTGATTCTTAACCGCCGCAAAGTAGATTACGACGCCCAGGCAGCAATAGAACTTGAAGGCGCAGCTATTGATTTCTCCAACGAACTCCGCACCCCAACTCAATACGACATTGAATGGTTTGGAGGTGACTGGAGTAAGCACGAGCCCTCGCGAATCAGCGCAACCCCACTGTGGCGCGCCATCGTTGCCGACATCCTGGAGGGTGTCGCCCGTCCCGAGATAGCAGCGCGCTTTCATGCCGCAATTGCAAGGGGCTTTATCCAGGCAGCAGCTCACGCCAACGCTGCTACAGGACTGCGCCAGGTTGCACTGTCCGGCGGTTGCATGCATAACCGCAGACTAGCGAGCCTACTGCGTTCAGGCCTGGAGGCCCAGGGACTTGAAGTCTTCCAGCATCGCAAGGTAAGCCCCGGCGACGGCGGACTCAGTTACGGTCAATCGGCGGTTGCCGCCGCCATCCTGTACAGTGAAACTATTCCCTGA